A genome region from Anopheles stephensi strain Indian chromosome 2, UCI_ANSTEP_V1.0, whole genome shotgun sequence includes the following:
- the LOC118504920 gene encoding UDP-glycosyltransferase UGT5-like isoform X1, which translates to MVIRELVVTLVTLCFLVIPPAHQASAYRILGINTSPSRSNVIVQDALMKELARRGHHVTMVSPYQEPEQVPNYRKITIPFDPWVLDFTKTIFKNANSGWAMIQLLPKLLQQNTVPIYKTLRSQEVQSIIEEPEGYDLLITGIMNDAVFGISHILKCPVIIVCSNAPMVVVNSMVGNPTPISTIPNMMLGLTNPMSFGQRVVNLVGFFFEEAFIIMWKYYQRKAYEELFPPDQFPAYDELRSNVSLVFVNHHFTKGSPRPYVPTMVEVGGLQIKDKPSPLPGDIRQWIDGAEEGVILFSLGTNLLSSSIPPEFVSAILETFRNIKQRVIWKWDTQDMPNKPANVMLVDWLPQDDILAHPNVRLFIMHGGLGGIAEALFHGVPIVGIPMFGDQPVNLAQVEKEGWAYVLQYTELTVETFSKAINEVLHDPRYRENVKRLSQLFRDRPESAMDTAIYWTEYVIRHKGARHLRYPGADMSFMQRHSLDVMGFVAFMTFVIFKAISLSCRWCCRRSVAKLKTQ; encoded by the exons ATGGTGATAAGAGAATTGGTAGTGACGCTAGTGACCTTATGCTTTCTTGTAATTCCACCTGCACACCAAGCATCGGCGTATAGAATTTTGGGTATCAACACTAGCCCTAGCCGATCGAATGTGATCGTACAGGATGCACTGATGAAGGAATTGGCACGCCGCGGCCATCACGTTACAATGGTGAGCCCTTACCAAGAACCAGAGCAGGTGCCAAACTATCGCAAGATTACGATTCCTTTCGATCCTTGGGTGTTAG ATTTCACCAAAACCATCTTCAAAAACGCCAACTCCGGTTGGGCGATGATACAGCTTTTGCCGAAGCTGCTACAACAGAATACCGTTCCGATTTATAAAACGCTTCGATCACAAGAAGTCCAGAGTATTATCGAAGAACCAGAGGGTTATGATCTACTAATAACCGGCATTATGAATGATGCAGTGTTCGGTATAAGTCACATACTAAAGTGTCCTGTGATAATCGTTTGCTCTAACGCACCGATGGTGGTTGTAAATTCAATGGTCGGAAATCCTACGCCGATCTCCACCATCCCGAACATGATGCTGGGTCTAACGAACCCAATGTCATTCGGACAAAGGGTAGTGAATttagttggatttttttttgaagaagcTTTTATTATCATGTGGAAGTACTATCAGCGTAAAGCTTACGA agaGCTTTTCCCACCAGATCAGTTCCCTGCGTACGATGAGCTCCGGAGCAATGTTTCGCTCGTGTTTGTGAATCACCATTTTACGAAAGGATCACCCCGACCGTATGTGCCAACGATGGTGGAGGTGGGTGGCTTACAGATAAAGGACAAGCCATCGCCACTACCCGGAGACATCCGCCAGTGGATTGATGGAGCAGAGGAAGGTGTCATCCTGTTTAGTCTCGGAACCAATCTACTGAGCTCCTCAATACCGCCGGAATTTGTGAGTGCCATTCTGGAAACGTTCCGCAATATCAAACAGCGCGTTATCTGGAAGTGGGACACGCAAGATATGCCCAACAAGCCGGCTAACGTGATGCTGGTAGACTGGCTGCCACAGGACGATATTCTTGCGCACCCGAATGTGCGACTGTTCATCATGCACGGTGGGCTGGGCGGTATCGCTGAGGCGTTGTTCCACGGTGTACCGATAGTTGGTATTCCGATGTTTGGAGATCAACCCGTGAACCTAGCGCAAGTGGAGAAAGAAGGCTGGGCCTATGTGCTGCAGTATACCGAGCTCACTGTGGAGACGTTCTCAAAAGCGATCAACGAAGTACTGCACGATCCTCGCTATCGGGAGAATGTGAAAAGACTGTCACAGTTGTTCCGAGACCGACCAGAAAGTGCCATGGATACTGCCATCTACTGGACGGAGTACGTCATACGCCATAAGGGAGCACGCCATTTGAGGTATCCTGGTGCGGATATGAGCTTCATGCAACGCCACTCGTTAGATGTGATGGGTTTCGTAGCTTTTATGACGTTTGTTATCTTCAAGGCAATATCTCTCAGCTGTAGATGGTGTTGTAGAAGAAGTGTGGCCAAGTTAAAAACGCAGTAG
- the LOC118504920 gene encoding UDP-glycosyltransferase UGT5-like isoform X2, with amino-acid sequence MKELARRGHHVTMVSPYQEPEQVPNYRKITIPFDPWVLDFTKTIFKNANSGWAMIQLLPKLLQQNTVPIYKTLRSQEVQSIIEEPEGYDLLITGIMNDAVFGISHILKCPVIIVCSNAPMVVVNSMVGNPTPISTIPNMMLGLTNPMSFGQRVVNLVGFFFEEAFIIMWKYYQRKAYEELFPPDQFPAYDELRSNVSLVFVNHHFTKGSPRPYVPTMVEVGGLQIKDKPSPLPGDIRQWIDGAEEGVILFSLGTNLLSSSIPPEFVSAILETFRNIKQRVIWKWDTQDMPNKPANVMLVDWLPQDDILAHPNVRLFIMHGGLGGIAEALFHGVPIVGIPMFGDQPVNLAQVEKEGWAYVLQYTELTVETFSKAINEVLHDPRYRENVKRLSQLFRDRPESAMDTAIYWTEYVIRHKGARHLRYPGADMSFMQRHSLDVMGFVAFMTFVIFKAISLSCRWCCRRSVAKLKTQ; translated from the exons ATGAAGGAATTGGCACGCCGCGGCCATCACGTTACAATGGTGAGCCCTTACCAAGAACCAGAGCAGGTGCCAAACTATCGCAAGATTACGATTCCTTTCGATCCTTGGGTGTTAG ATTTCACCAAAACCATCTTCAAAAACGCCAACTCCGGTTGGGCGATGATACAGCTTTTGCCGAAGCTGCTACAACAGAATACCGTTCCGATTTATAAAACGCTTCGATCACAAGAAGTCCAGAGTATTATCGAAGAACCAGAGGGTTATGATCTACTAATAACCGGCATTATGAATGATGCAGTGTTCGGTATAAGTCACATACTAAAGTGTCCTGTGATAATCGTTTGCTCTAACGCACCGATGGTGGTTGTAAATTCAATGGTCGGAAATCCTACGCCGATCTCCACCATCCCGAACATGATGCTGGGTCTAACGAACCCAATGTCATTCGGACAAAGGGTAGTGAATttagttggatttttttttgaagaagcTTTTATTATCATGTGGAAGTACTATCAGCGTAAAGCTTACGA agaGCTTTTCCCACCAGATCAGTTCCCTGCGTACGATGAGCTCCGGAGCAATGTTTCGCTCGTGTTTGTGAATCACCATTTTACGAAAGGATCACCCCGACCGTATGTGCCAACGATGGTGGAGGTGGGTGGCTTACAGATAAAGGACAAGCCATCGCCACTACCCGGAGACATCCGCCAGTGGATTGATGGAGCAGAGGAAGGTGTCATCCTGTTTAGTCTCGGAACCAATCTACTGAGCTCCTCAATACCGCCGGAATTTGTGAGTGCCATTCTGGAAACGTTCCGCAATATCAAACAGCGCGTTATCTGGAAGTGGGACACGCAAGATATGCCCAACAAGCCGGCTAACGTGATGCTGGTAGACTGGCTGCCACAGGACGATATTCTTGCGCACCCGAATGTGCGACTGTTCATCATGCACGGTGGGCTGGGCGGTATCGCTGAGGCGTTGTTCCACGGTGTACCGATAGTTGGTATTCCGATGTTTGGAGATCAACCCGTGAACCTAGCGCAAGTGGAGAAAGAAGGCTGGGCCTATGTGCTGCAGTATACCGAGCTCACTGTGGAGACGTTCTCAAAAGCGATCAACGAAGTACTGCACGATCCTCGCTATCGGGAGAATGTGAAAAGACTGTCACAGTTGTTCCGAGACCGACCAGAAAGTGCCATGGATACTGCCATCTACTGGACGGAGTACGTCATACGCCATAAGGGAGCACGCCATTTGAGGTATCCTGGTGCGGATATGAGCTTCATGCAACGCCACTCGTTAGATGTGATGGGTTTCGTAGCTTTTATGACGTTTGTTATCTTCAAGGCAATATCTCTCAGCTGTAGATGGTGTTGTAGAAGAAGTGTGGCCAAGTTAAAAACGCAGTAG
- the LOC118504919 gene encoding UDP-glycosyltransferase UGT5-like, which produces MVIREWVVTIVTLTLFGTLYPHGASAYRILGFNTSPSRSHVIVQDALMKELARRGHHVTMVSPYKEPEQMPNYRKITVPLDPWASDFTKTIFENTNSRLAMLQLMPEMLRLSTVPVNKTLRSQEFQNLIKEPEGYDLLITGIMNDAVFGVSHILKCPVIIVCPNAPMAVVNSMVGNPTPISTIPNMMLGLTNPMSFRQRVANFAGLLFEEVFAGVWKYYQRKTYEELFPPGQYPAYDELRSNVSLVFVNHHFTKGSPRPYVPTMVEVGGLQIKDKPSPLPEDIRQWIDGAEEGVILFSLGTNLLSSSIPPELLSAILETFRNIKQRVIWKWDTHDMPNKPANVMLVDWLPQDDILAHPNVRLFIMHGGLGGIAEALFHGVPIVGIPMFGDQPVNLAQVEKEGWAYVLQYTELTVETFSKAINEVLHDPRYRENVKRLSQLFRDRPQSAMDTAIYWTEYVIRHKGASHLRYPGADMNFIQRHSLDVMGFVAFMTFVIFKAISLSCSWCCRRSVAKLKKQ; this is translated from the exons ATGGTGATAAGAGAGTGGGTAGTGACGATAGTGACCTTGACTTTGTTCGGGACTCTGTACCCACATGGAGCTTCGGCGTATAGAATTTTGGGTTTCAACACTAGCCCAAGCCGATCGCACGTGATCGTACAGGATGCACTGATGAAGGAATTGGCACGCCGCGGTCATCACGTTACAATGGTGAGCCCCTATAAGGAGCCAGAACAGATGCCAAACTATCGCAAGATTACGGTTCCTTTGGATCCTTGGGCTTCAG ATTTCACCAAAACCATCTTTGAAAACACAAACTCCCGCTTGGCAATGCTACAGCTAATGCCGGAGATGTTGCGACTCAGTACCGTCCCGGTTAATAAAACGCTCCGGTCACAAGAATTCCAAAACCTTATAAAAGAACCGGAAGGCTATGATCTACTAATAACCGGCATCATGAATGACGCTGTGTTTGGTGTAAGTCACATACTAAAGTGTCCTGTGATAATCGTTTGCCCTAACGCACCGATGGCGGTTGTAAATTCAATGGTCGGAAATCCTACGCCGATCTCCACCATCCCGAACATGATGCTGGGGCTAACGAACCCAATGTCATTCAGGCAGAGGGTGGCCAATTTTGCTGGACTGCTGTTTGAAGAAGTTTTTGCTGGCGTGTGGAAGTACTATCAGCGTAAAACTTACGA AGAGCTATTCCCACCGGGTCAGTACCCTGCGTACGATGAGCTCCGGAGCAATGTTTCGCTCGTGTTTGTGAATCACCATTTTACGAAAGGATCACCCCGACCGTATGTGCCAACGATGGTGGAGGTGGGTGGCTTACAGATAAAGGACAAGCCATCGCCACTACCCGAAGACATCCGCCAGTGGATTGATGGAGCAGAGGAAGGAGTCATCCTGTTTAGTCTTGGAACCAACCTACTGAGCTCCTCAATACCGCCGGAACTGTTGAGTGCCATTCTGGAAACGTTCCGCAATATCAAGCAACGAGTTATCTGGAAGTGGGACACGCATGATATGCCCAACAAGCCGGCTAATGTGATGCTGGTGGACTGGCTGCCACAGGACGATATTCTTGCGCACCCAAACGTTCGACTGTTCATCATGCATGGTGGGCTGGGCGGTATCGCTGAGGCGTTGTTCCATGGTGTACCGATAGTCGGTATTCCGATGTTTGGAGATCAACCCGTGAACCTTGCGCAGGTGGAGAAAGAAGGCTGGGCCTATGTGCTGCAGTATACCGAGCTCACTGTGGAGACGTTCTCAAAAGCGATCAACGAAGTACTGCACGATCCGCGCTATCGGGAGAATGTGAAAAGACTGTCACAGTTGTTCCGAGATCGTCCACAAAGTGCCATGGACACTGCCATCTACTGGACGGAGTACGTCATTCGCCATAAGGGAGCATCCCATTTGAGGTATCCTGGTGCGGATATGAACTTCATACAGCGTCACTCGTTAGATGTGATGGGTTTCGTAGCTTTCATGACGTTTGTTATCTTCAAGGCAATATCTCTCAGCTGTAGTTGGTGTTGTAGAAGAAGTGTGGCCAAGTTAAAAAAGCAATAG
- the LOC118504921 gene encoding ras-related protein Rab-23, translating to MLEEELEIALKVIVVGNGGVGKTSMVQRYCKGIYTKDYKKTIGVDFLERQIEIDGEDIRIMLWDTAGQEEFDAITKAYYRGAQACVLTFSTTDRASFEAIREWKRKVENECSEIPTVLVQNKIDLMDQAVVSFEEAEALAHALGCRLIRTSVKEDVNVAAVFRYLATKCHQMMKQQYSQSAPISQPTISAFSPTFQSKAASNTITLTRPLVKRKPLQKRCGIF from the coding sequence ATGTTAGAGGAGGAGCTGGAGATAGCGCTGAAGGTGATCGTAGTCGGGAACGGTGGCGTCGGCAAAACCTCCATGGTGCAGCGATACTGCAAGGGTATCTACACGAAAGACTACAAGAAAACGATCGGGGTGGACTTCCTGGAGCGCCAGATCGAAATCGATGGGGAGGACATACGGATCATGCTGTGGGACACGGCCGGTCAGGAAGAGTTCGATGCCATCACGAAGGCGTACTACCGGGGGGCACAGGCGTGCGTCCTCACCTTCAGCACCACGGACCGTGCCTCGTTCGAGGCGATCCGCGAGTGGAAGCGCAAGGTGGAGAACGAGTGTAGCGAAATACCGACCGTGCTAGTCCAGAACAAGATAGACCTGATGGATCAGGCCGTGGTGTCGTTCGAGGAGGCGGAAGCGCTTGCGCACGCGCTCGGCTGCCGGTTGATCCGGACGTCCGTGAAGGAGGACGTGAATGTGGCGGCCGTGTTCCGGTACCTGGCGACCAAGTGCCACCAGATGATGAAGCAACAGTACAGCCAGTCGGCCCCGATCAGCCAGCCGACGATCAGTGCCTTTAGTCCGACGTTTCAGTCGAAAGCTGCCAGCAACACGATCACCCTGACGAGGCCATTGGTGAAGCGCAAACCGCTCCAGAAGCGGTGCGGGATATTCTAG